A genomic window from Pyxidicoccus trucidator includes:
- a CDS encoding glycosyltransferase has translation MSAPSAGAGLRVLHLGKFYPPASGGMEAHVQTLARAQAALGAQVEVLCANHSADGAGTSHEFHGRSATREDWDGTVRVVRLGRAASVARMDVMPDLPGVLRRALARGVDVLHLHTPNPSMLLALDVAFRLPPLFVTHHSDVIRQRVAGALFRPFEALLYARARRVLATSEAYVPGSPLLRAFRSKVRALPLGIDVSPYLHPSAEALAAEARWREEAAGAPLWLMVGRLVYYKGLFTALEALTRVPGRLVVVGQGPLQAEARERAKALGVEDRVTWAGYLPPEALAGAYRAATALWFPSNARSEAYGLSQVEAMASGLPVLNTAIPHSGVAWVSRHEETGLTVPVGDVAALALAARRLAEDPALAKRLGHAARERAVAEFPHDVMATRSLSLYSEALGRPAPVVDEAPRATPRAVTGRV, from the coding sequence GTGAGCGCGCCGTCCGCGGGCGCGGGCCTCCGGGTGCTGCACCTGGGCAAGTTCTACCCGCCCGCGTCCGGCGGCATGGAGGCCCACGTGCAGACGCTGGCGCGGGCCCAGGCCGCGCTGGGCGCGCAGGTGGAGGTGCTGTGCGCCAACCACTCGGCGGACGGCGCGGGCACCAGCCACGAGTTCCACGGCCGCAGCGCCACGCGCGAGGACTGGGACGGGACGGTGCGCGTGGTGCGCCTGGGCCGCGCCGCCTCCGTGGCGCGCATGGACGTGATGCCGGACCTGCCGGGCGTGCTGCGGCGCGCGCTGGCGCGGGGCGTGGACGTGCTGCACCTGCACACGCCCAACCCCAGCATGCTGCTGGCGCTGGACGTGGCGTTCCGGCTGCCGCCCCTCTTCGTCACCCACCACAGCGACGTCATCCGGCAGCGGGTGGCGGGCGCGCTCTTCCGTCCCTTCGAGGCGCTGCTGTACGCGCGCGCCCGGCGGGTGCTGGCCACCAGCGAGGCGTACGTGCCGGGCTCGCCGCTGCTGCGCGCCTTCCGGAGCAAGGTGCGCGCGCTGCCGCTGGGAATCGATGTGTCGCCGTACCTGCACCCGTCCGCCGAGGCGCTGGCGGCGGAGGCGCGCTGGCGCGAGGAGGCGGCGGGCGCGCCGCTGTGGCTGATGGTGGGGCGGCTCGTCTACTACAAGGGCCTGTTCACCGCGCTGGAGGCGCTGACGCGGGTGCCGGGCCGGCTGGTGGTGGTGGGGCAGGGGCCCTTGCAGGCGGAGGCCCGCGAGCGCGCGAAGGCGCTGGGCGTGGAGGATCGGGTGACGTGGGCGGGCTACCTGCCGCCGGAGGCGCTCGCCGGGGCGTACCGCGCGGCCACCGCGCTGTGGTTCCCGAGCAACGCGCGCAGCGAGGCGTATGGCCTGTCGCAGGTGGAGGCGATGGCCAGCGGGCTGCCGGTGCTCAACACCGCGATTCCGCACTCGGGTGTGGCGTGGGTGAGCCGTCACGAGGAGACGGGGCTGACGGTGCCGGTGGGTGACGTGGCGGCGCTGGCGCTCGCGGCGCGGCGGCTGGCCGAGGACCCGGCCCTGGCGAAGCGGCTGGGTCACGCGGCGCGCGAGCGGGCGGTGGCCGAGTTCCCCCATGACGTCATGGCCACGCGCAGCCTGTCGCTGTACTCGGAGGCGCTGGGCCGTCCCGCGCCGGTGGTGGACGAGGCTCCGCGCGCCACGCCGCGCGCCGTGACGGGGAGGGTGTGA
- a CDS encoding glycosyltransferase family 4 protein, which produces MRILFLNPVGILGGAERALLDLLACLKRLDAGLSLHLLAGTPGPLLDEASALGVDARLLPLPERLSSLGDSALRGRGPAEALRFASSLAPTPLLLAGYGRSLRREVAALRPDLLHSNGIKTHLLSPFTAGLPLKRVWHIHDFLGERPLVRRALGTLAPLASAAIANSGAVGEDTREVLGRVPVHVVYNGVDVERFSPGPADGAWLDALATLPPAPEGTLRVGLVATYARWKGHDVFLEAAAELARSHPTLPVRFYLVGAPLYRTPGSQFSQEELRGLIEAWGLSGRVGLVPFQPEPAAVYRALDVFVHASTRREPFGLTIAEALACGRPAVVSHASGAAEGLSSGVDALAVPPGDVGALVAALRTLLEDGALRARLGEAARRTAVERFSRERYASEVLAVYRSLVRGR; this is translated from the coding sequence TTGCGCATCCTCTTCCTCAATCCGGTGGGCATCCTCGGCGGAGCCGAGCGCGCGCTGCTGGATCTGCTGGCGTGCCTGAAGCGGTTGGACGCGGGGCTGTCGCTCCACCTGCTCGCGGGCACACCGGGGCCCCTGTTGGACGAGGCCAGCGCGCTGGGCGTGGACGCTCGCCTGCTGCCACTGCCCGAGCGACTGTCCTCCCTGGGTGACAGCGCCCTGCGCGGCCGGGGACCCGCGGAGGCCCTGCGCTTCGCAAGCAGCCTGGCGCCCACGCCGCTCCTGCTCGCCGGCTACGGCCGCTCGCTGCGGCGCGAGGTGGCGGCGCTGCGTCCGGACCTGTTGCACTCCAACGGCATCAAGACGCACCTGCTCAGCCCCTTCACCGCGGGGCTGCCGCTGAAGCGGGTGTGGCACATCCATGACTTCCTGGGCGAGCGGCCACTGGTGCGGCGTGCACTGGGGACGCTGGCGCCGCTGGCCTCCGCGGCCATCGCCAACTCGGGTGCGGTGGGCGAGGACACGCGCGAGGTGCTGGGCCGCGTGCCCGTGCACGTCGTGTACAACGGCGTGGACGTGGAGCGTTTCTCTCCCGGCCCGGCGGACGGCGCCTGGCTGGATGCGCTGGCCACCCTGCCACCCGCGCCCGAGGGGACGCTGCGCGTGGGGCTGGTGGCCACGTATGCGCGCTGGAAGGGGCACGACGTCTTCCTGGAGGCGGCGGCGGAGCTGGCGCGCTCGCACCCCACCCTGCCCGTGCGCTTCTACCTGGTGGGGGCGCCGCTGTATCGGACGCCCGGCTCGCAGTTCTCTCAGGAGGAGCTGCGCGGGCTCATCGAGGCGTGGGGACTCAGTGGCCGCGTGGGGCTGGTGCCATTCCAGCCGGAGCCGGCCGCCGTGTACCGCGCCCTGGATGTCTTCGTTCATGCCAGCACCCGGCGCGAGCCCTTCGGCCTCACCATCGCCGAGGCGCTGGCCTGCGGACGGCCGGCGGTCGTCTCCCACGCGAGCGGCGCGGCGGAGGGGCTCAGCAGCGGAGTGGATGCGCTGGCCGTGCCGCCGGGAGACGTGGGCGCGCTGGTGGCGGCGCTGCGCACCCTGCTGGAGGACGGCGCGCTGCGGGCGAGGCTGGGTGAGGCGGCTCGACGTACGGCGGTGGAGCGCTTCTCGCGCGAGCGGTATGCGAGCGAGGTGCTCGCGGTGTACCGCTCGCTCGTGCGTGGGCGCTGA
- a CDS encoding glycosyltransferase family 4 protein, with amino-acid sequence MRVLHVYSGNLYGGIETFLHTVAREQGRQPGLTHEFALCFEDRLARELRETGAALHLLGEARVGRPWTVWRAREALRELLHRERYDAVLCHAIWPQALFGPVVRAAGVPLVFYQHDALNGRHWLERWARVTEPDLVLTNSRYSAGTLASVYPRARWRLAYPVLASGPSEAGGAERSKLRAELGAAEGDVVIVQTSRMQEWKGQRLLLEALGRLRQVPGWRAWVAGGAQRPEEVAYLAGLRAQAESLGLTERVSFLGQRSDVPRLLRAADLHCQPNVGAEPFGLAFVEALHAGLPVVTTAMGGPLEIVDATCGVLVPPEPAPLAEALRRLIEDPAARARLGAAGPARAAKLCDPSVYLRGLDEALRDVAAPEARAS; translated from the coding sequence ATGCGCGTGCTGCATGTCTACAGCGGCAACCTCTACGGCGGCATCGAGACGTTCCTGCACACGGTGGCGCGGGAGCAGGGGCGCCAGCCCGGGCTGACGCATGAGTTCGCCCTGTGCTTCGAGGACAGGCTGGCCCGCGAGCTGCGCGAGACGGGCGCCGCGCTCCACCTGCTGGGCGAGGCGCGCGTGGGCCGTCCGTGGACGGTGTGGCGTGCCCGCGAGGCGCTGAGGGAGTTGCTCCATCGCGAGCGCTACGACGCGGTCCTCTGCCACGCCATCTGGCCGCAGGCGCTGTTCGGCCCGGTGGTGCGCGCGGCCGGCGTGCCGCTCGTCTTCTACCAGCACGACGCGCTGAACGGCCGGCACTGGCTGGAGCGCTGGGCCCGCGTCACCGAGCCGGACCTGGTCCTCACCAACAGCCGCTACTCCGCCGGGACGCTGGCCAGCGTCTACCCGCGCGCGCGCTGGCGGCTGGCCTACCCGGTGCTCGCGTCGGGGCCGTCGGAGGCGGGCGGCGCGGAGCGCTCGAAGCTGCGCGCGGAGCTGGGCGCGGCCGAGGGCGACGTCGTCATCGTCCAGACCAGCCGCATGCAGGAGTGGAAGGGACAGCGGCTGCTGCTGGAGGCGCTCGGGCGGCTGCGGCAGGTTCCGGGCTGGCGAGCCTGGGTGGCCGGCGGCGCGCAGCGGCCGGAAGAAGTAGCGTACCTGGCCGGACTGCGGGCCCAGGCGGAGAGCCTGGGGCTGACGGAGCGCGTGAGCTTCCTCGGGCAGCGCTCGGACGTGCCGCGCCTGCTGCGGGCCGCGGACCTGCACTGCCAGCCCAACGTGGGCGCGGAGCCGTTCGGCCTCGCCTTCGTGGAGGCCCTGCACGCCGGGCTGCCCGTCGTCACGACGGCGATGGGCGGGCCGCTGGAAATCGTGGACGCCACGTGCGGCGTGCTCGTCCCGCCCGAGCCCGCGCCCCTGGCCGAGGCGCTGCGGCGGCTCATCGAGGACCCGGCGGCGCGCGCGCGGCTGGGCGCGGCGGGGCCGGCTCGCGCCGCGAAGCTGTGTGACCCGTCCGTGTACCTGCGGGGCCTGGACGAGGCCCTGCGGGACGTGGCCGCCCCGGAGGCGCGCGCGTCATGA
- a CDS encoding GumC family protein has product MDGTGIDPAGGAGALTPAGMMQHVRAMWRRKWVVLGVAVVVAALSAAYTLRQPKVYSASTSLIIDVMAPRFLDGDVKEVMGEERSNYWFNKEYYATQSEIITSRAVASRVVDKLGLATDADFLGLSQVQDEKLRVQAMQSADAVAALQGRIRVVPAKDSRVMDIAVDDLDPKRAALLANEVAAAYMAENLALKLRITEDARTWLEVRLSELETTSKSSELAVYDFKKDADMLSTSLESRMSIVSERINSYNLKLTEVRIQIASQQARVEAINKLRKSSPEDETWAEALTGMNEGPIQDLRRTYTETRVACAELGERYLAEHPKLLECNRKLSVVREDFLKSLSNIVRGAETSLAEAVAQEKNLVRLLDTAKEEAFAVNKKAIEFDRLKRDSDSNQRLYELVAKRLKDIELSGLLRTSNVRVLDPARPIFAPVKPNVRRNLMMGLVMGLVAGLGMALLLEVLENSVATQADVEERLGLAFLGVVPRIEGNKAPRDRDLHVHREPKSTVAECCRAIRTNLLFMSPDKPFKTLVVTSSGPQEGKSTTCINLGVAMAQSGNRVLLLDTDMRRPRLHRAFGVPNEMGISSLVVGEGTLEKAVKSTEVPGLFVLPCGPLPPNPAELLHTQAFADLLKAMGERFDRVILDSPPINAVADAAVLATQTDGVVLVLKAGKTNRESARRALRSLADVQARMYGAVLNDVDLKAPRYGDSYLAYQGYGQYAEDSKDGVAQS; this is encoded by the coding sequence GTGGATGGAACCGGTATCGACCCGGCCGGCGGTGCCGGCGCCCTGACGCCCGCGGGCATGATGCAGCACGTGCGCGCGATGTGGCGGCGCAAGTGGGTCGTGCTCGGCGTGGCGGTGGTGGTGGCGGCGCTGTCGGCGGCCTACACGCTGCGCCAGCCGAAGGTCTACTCCGCCAGCACCTCGCTCATCATCGATGTGATGGCGCCGCGCTTCCTCGACGGGGACGTCAAGGAGGTCATGGGCGAGGAGCGCAGCAACTACTGGTTCAACAAGGAGTACTACGCCACGCAGAGCGAAATCATCACCTCGCGCGCGGTGGCGAGCCGGGTGGTGGACAAGCTGGGCCTGGCGACGGACGCGGACTTCCTGGGGCTGTCCCAGGTGCAGGACGAGAAGCTGCGCGTGCAGGCCATGCAGTCCGCGGACGCGGTGGCGGCGCTCCAGGGACGCATCCGCGTGGTGCCGGCGAAGGACTCGCGGGTCATGGACATCGCGGTGGATGACCTGGACCCCAAGCGCGCGGCGCTGCTGGCCAACGAGGTGGCCGCCGCGTACATGGCGGAGAACCTGGCCCTCAAGCTGCGCATCACCGAGGACGCGCGCACCTGGCTGGAAGTCCGGCTGTCCGAGCTGGAGACGACGTCCAAGTCCAGCGAGCTGGCCGTCTACGACTTCAAGAAGGACGCGGACATGCTGTCCACGTCGCTGGAGTCGCGGATGAGCATCGTCAGCGAGCGCATCAACTCGTACAACCTCAAGCTGACCGAGGTGCGCATCCAGATTGCCTCCCAACAGGCGCGCGTGGAGGCCATCAACAAGCTGCGCAAGTCGTCGCCGGAGGACGAGACGTGGGCGGAGGCGCTCACCGGGATGAACGAGGGCCCCATCCAGGACCTGCGGCGCACGTACACCGAGACGCGCGTGGCGTGCGCGGAGCTGGGGGAGCGCTACCTCGCCGAGCACCCGAAGCTGCTGGAGTGCAACCGCAAGTTGTCGGTGGTGCGCGAGGACTTCCTCAAGAGCCTGAGCAACATCGTGCGCGGGGCGGAGACGTCGCTGGCGGAGGCGGTGGCGCAGGAGAAGAACCTGGTGCGCCTGCTGGACACGGCCAAGGAGGAGGCCTTCGCGGTGAACAAGAAGGCCATCGAGTTCGACCGGCTCAAGCGCGATTCGGACAGCAACCAGCGCCTGTACGAGCTGGTGGCCAAGCGCCTCAAGGACATCGAGCTGTCGGGCCTGCTGCGCACCAGCAACGTGCGCGTGCTGGACCCGGCGCGGCCCATCTTCGCGCCGGTGAAGCCCAACGTGCGGCGCAACCTGATGATGGGGCTGGTGATGGGGCTGGTGGCGGGCCTGGGCATGGCGCTGCTGCTGGAGGTGCTGGAGAACAGCGTGGCCACGCAGGCGGACGTGGAGGAGCGGCTGGGGCTGGCCTTCCTCGGCGTGGTGCCGCGCATCGAAGGCAACAAGGCGCCGCGTGACCGTGACTTGCACGTCCACCGCGAGCCCAAGTCGACGGTGGCGGAGTGCTGCCGGGCCATCCGGACCAACCTCCTCTTCATGTCGCCGGACAAGCCCTTCAAGACGCTGGTGGTGACGTCCAGCGGCCCGCAGGAGGGCAAGTCCACCACGTGCATCAACCTGGGCGTGGCCATGGCGCAGAGTGGCAACCGGGTGCTGCTGCTGGACACGGACATGCGCCGGCCGCGGCTGCACCGCGCCTTCGGGGTGCCCAATGAAATGGGCATCTCCTCGCTGGTGGTGGGGGAGGGCACGCTGGAGAAGGCGGTGAAGAGCACCGAGGTGCCCGGCCTCTTCGTGCTGCCGTGCGGCCCGCTGCCGCCCAACCCGGCGGAGCTGCTGCACACGCAGGCCTTCGCGGACCTGCTCAAGGCCATGGGCGAGCGCTTCGACCGCGTCATCCTGGACAGCCCGCCCATCAACGCGGTGGCGGACGCGGCGGTGCTGGCCACGCAGACGGACGGCGTGGTGCTGGTGCTGAAGGCGGGGAAGACGAACCGCGAGTCGGCGCGGCGCGCGCTGCGCTCGCTGGCGGACGTGCAGGCGCGCATGTACGGCGCCGTCCTCAACGACGTGGACCTGAAGGCGCCGCGCTACGGGGACTCGTACCTGGCCTACCAGGGCTACGGGCAGTACGCCGAGGACTCCAAGGACGGGGTGGCGCAGTCGTGA
- a CDS encoding glycosyltransferase family 4 protein has product MKRPRRLVTISHSYVVTLNRRLANEMARVGGGEWDVTVVAPRFFHGDLSPLTLRREPEELARVEDVRALFSRSLHTFVYGPELRARLSGAVDLVHAWEEPYVLVGLEVALLTPRRVPFVFCTAQNLSKRYPPPFAQMERFVVQRSAGWVAWGETVKENLLSRPGYAQRPARFIPMGVDVDLFRPDRASGAEVLRELGWETSGPPVVGYLGRFVPEKGVPLLMEALERLTTPWRALFVGGGPMEGALRDWASRQGDRVRVLTGVPHGGVPRVLNAMDMLCAPSQTTPKWKEQFGRMLAEGFACGVPVLGSDSGEVPRTVGDAGLVLPEASPPAWTTALAALLESPERRRELSERGRERAVTRFAWPVVARAHLDFFSETLDRK; this is encoded by the coding sequence GTGAAGCGGCCACGCCGGCTCGTCACCATCTCGCATTCCTACGTCGTCACACTCAACCGGCGCCTCGCCAACGAGATGGCGCGCGTGGGCGGCGGCGAATGGGACGTCACCGTCGTGGCGCCCCGCTTCTTCCATGGCGACTTGAGCCCCCTCACCTTGAGGCGAGAGCCGGAGGAGCTCGCCCGGGTGGAGGACGTGCGCGCCCTCTTCAGCCGCTCGCTGCACACCTTCGTCTACGGACCCGAGCTGCGCGCGCGCCTCTCCGGAGCTGTCGACCTGGTGCACGCCTGGGAGGAGCCGTACGTGCTGGTGGGCCTGGAGGTGGCGCTGCTCACCCCGCGCCGCGTGCCGTTCGTCTTCTGCACCGCGCAGAACCTCTCCAAGCGCTACCCACCGCCCTTCGCGCAGATGGAGCGCTTCGTCGTCCAGCGCTCCGCCGGCTGGGTGGCCTGGGGCGAGACGGTGAAGGAGAACCTGCTCTCCCGGCCCGGCTACGCCCAGCGCCCCGCGCGCTTCATCCCCATGGGGGTGGACGTGGACCTGTTCCGCCCGGACCGCGCCTCCGGTGCGGAGGTGCTGCGGGAGCTCGGCTGGGAAACCTCGGGGCCGCCCGTGGTCGGCTACCTGGGGCGCTTCGTGCCGGAGAAGGGCGTGCCGCTGTTGATGGAGGCGCTGGAACGGCTGACCACGCCCTGGCGGGCCCTCTTCGTCGGCGGCGGTCCCATGGAGGGCGCGCTGCGGGACTGGGCCTCACGCCAGGGAGACCGGGTGCGCGTCCTCACCGGGGTGCCCCACGGTGGCGTGCCGCGCGTGCTCAACGCCATGGACATGCTCTGCGCGCCCAGCCAGACGACACCGAAGTGGAAGGAGCAGTTCGGCCGCATGCTCGCGGAGGGCTTCGCCTGCGGCGTCCCCGTGCTCGGCAGCGACTCCGGCGAGGTGCCACGCACCGTGGGCGACGCGGGCCTCGTGCTGCCGGAGGCCTCTCCACCGGCGTGGACCACCGCGCTCGCCGCGCTGCTGGAGAGCCCGGAGCGCCGCCGCGAGTTGTCCGAGCGCGGGCGCGAGCGTGCCGTCACCCGCTTCGCCTGGCCCGTGGTGGCACGGGCCCACCTGGACTTCTTCAGCGAGACGCTGGACCGGAAGTAG
- a CDS encoding glycosyltransferase family 4 protein, with protein sequence MRRPYTLIAGDFVATGGMDRANLALALWLAKQGGPVRLVAHRIADELRGYSNVRFVHVPKPGNAYLLGEPLLDAVGRAWALRTRAEGGRVLANGGNCPVPAANWVHYVHGAYVSEPSGGALRRLKGRVSHRLYLRGEREALRRARVIIANSERTRADLVAATGVPESKVRVIYYGGDPERFRPSSPEERRAARAALGWPESRRVALFVGALGDRRKGFDSLFHAWARLCARGDWGVDLKVVGVGAQREAWEREAEAKGLGGRIQFLGFRKDVPVLLSAADLLVAPTRYEAYGLGVHEALCAGLPALVSRTAGVAERYPASLHGLLLNDPDDVDGLVRRLEAWREHEAAWAPHVAALSESLRAQTWDGMAASIVDVVEREG encoded by the coding sequence ATGCGAAGACCGTACACCCTCATCGCCGGTGACTTCGTCGCCACGGGCGGCATGGACCGGGCCAACCTGGCGCTGGCGCTCTGGCTGGCGAAGCAGGGCGGCCCCGTGCGGCTGGTGGCGCACCGGATTGCCGACGAGCTGCGGGGCTACTCCAACGTGCGCTTCGTGCACGTGCCCAAGCCGGGCAACGCCTACCTCCTGGGCGAGCCGCTGCTGGACGCGGTGGGCCGCGCGTGGGCGCTGCGCACGCGGGCGGAAGGCGGGCGCGTGCTGGCCAACGGCGGCAACTGCCCGGTGCCCGCGGCCAACTGGGTGCACTACGTCCACGGCGCCTACGTCTCCGAGCCCTCGGGCGGCGCGCTGCGGCGGCTCAAGGGGCGGGTGAGCCACCGGCTCTACCTGCGCGGTGAGCGCGAGGCGCTGCGGCGCGCGCGCGTCATCATCGCCAACTCCGAGCGCACCCGGGCGGACCTGGTGGCGGCCACCGGCGTGCCGGAGTCGAAGGTCCGAGTCATCTACTACGGCGGGGACCCGGAGCGCTTCCGTCCGTCCTCGCCCGAGGAGCGACGCGCGGCGCGGGCGGCGCTGGGCTGGCCGGAGTCGCGGCGCGTGGCGCTGTTCGTGGGCGCGCTGGGGGACCGGCGCAAGGGCTTCGACTCGCTCTTCCACGCGTGGGCGCGGCTGTGCGCGCGTGGGGACTGGGGCGTGGACCTCAAGGTGGTGGGCGTGGGCGCGCAGCGCGAGGCGTGGGAGCGCGAGGCGGAGGCGAAGGGGCTGGGCGGGCGCATCCAGTTCCTCGGCTTCCGCAAGGACGTGCCGGTGCTGCTGTCCGCAGCGGACCTGCTGGTGGCGCCCACGCGGTACGAGGCCTACGGGCTGGGTGTCCACGAGGCGCTGTGCGCCGGGCTGCCCGCGCTGGTGAGCCGCACCGCGGGCGTGGCGGAGCGCTACCCGGCCTCGCTGCACGGGCTGCTGCTGAATGACCCGGACGACGTGGACGGGCTGGTGCGGCGGCTGGAGGCGTGGCGCGAGCACGAGGCCGCGTGGGCGCCGCACGTGGCCGCGCTGTCGGAGTCGCTGCGCGCGCAGACGTGGGACGGCATGGCCGCCTCGATTGTGGATGTGGTGGAGCGCGAGGGCTGA